From the Chloroflexus aurantiacus J-10-fl genome, one window contains:
- a CDS encoding FAD-binding oxidoreductase, giving the protein MNALPFSTRPSPTTYALADQQPQQVVQPTSVADVSELLAAATRTHTAVVPWGGGTHQFLLDPPQRYDVALDLRQLNRVIEYQPADLVITVEAGASLGSVQALLRERGQWLPWDPPASDGATIGGLLATAAWGPLRLGYGGPREWLLGMQVVLGDGRVVQSGGRVVKNVAGYDTHKLHLGAYGTLGVMATATFKVAPLPETFVSLRVTCSTVDEAWQVAEALRRPPLQPVGLVITISNTIMLQAQFAGVAAAVERQLALATAACFTVTDLTVEYNYRALPHAAYPPASASSLILRIGVPDSALPVAMAALATVTPESVTVFPGLGLIIACCPQTAATHLPVLRQALAGAGGYAVVEYSPVRIDRWGPPPPTIDLMRALRQRWDPAGILNPGRWLIE; this is encoded by the coding sequence ATGAATGCCTTGCCTTTTTCAACCAGGCCATCGCCGACAACGTATGCATTGGCTGATCAACAACCGCAGCAGGTTGTGCAGCCGACATCCGTCGCTGATGTGAGCGAATTGCTCGCCGCAGCGACCCGTACCCACACCGCAGTGGTGCCGTGGGGGGGCGGTACACACCAGTTTCTGCTCGATCCGCCGCAGCGTTACGATGTTGCCCTTGATCTGCGCCAACTGAACAGGGTGATTGAATACCAGCCTGCCGATCTGGTGATAACGGTTGAAGCCGGTGCGTCGCTAGGGTCGGTACAGGCACTGTTGCGCGAACGGGGACAGTGGCTGCCCTGGGATCCACCTGCATCAGATGGTGCGACTATCGGAGGATTACTGGCGACCGCGGCATGGGGGCCGTTGCGGTTGGGTTACGGTGGGCCACGGGAGTGGCTCCTCGGTATGCAGGTCGTGCTCGGCGATGGGCGAGTGGTACAGAGTGGTGGGCGGGTGGTCAAAAATGTGGCCGGTTACGATACCCACAAGCTACACCTCGGCGCGTATGGCACGCTTGGGGTGATGGCAACAGCAACGTTCAAAGTCGCGCCACTCCCGGAAACATTTGTTTCACTGCGCGTTACCTGCTCTACCGTTGACGAGGCCTGGCAGGTGGCCGAGGCGCTGCGTAGACCGCCATTACAGCCGGTCGGGCTGGTCATTACCATCTCAAATACTATCATGCTACAAGCCCAATTCGCCGGTGTGGCAGCCGCGGTGGAACGCCAGCTAGCGCTGGCTACCGCAGCCTGTTTTACTGTGACCGATCTGACGGTCGAATACAACTATCGCGCCCTGCCCCATGCCGCCTATCCACCCGCATCTGCCTCCAGCCTGATCCTTCGGATCGGTGTGCCTGACAGTGCGCTGCCGGTGGCGATGGCTGCGCTGGCGACGGTCACACCTGAATCAGTAACCGTCTTTCCCGGTCTGGGGCTGATCATTGCCTGTTGTCCGCAGACTGCTGCCACGCACTTGCCCGTGTTGCGCCAAGCGCTGGCCGGGGCAGGCGGGTATGCCGTGGTTGAATATAGTCCGGTCAGGATTGATCGCTGGGGGCCGCCGCCACCAACCATCGATCTGATGCGTGCCTTGCGTCAACGCTGGGACCCGGCAGGCATTCTCAATCCAGGGCGCTGGCTGATTGAATAA
- a CDS encoding carboxypeptidase-like regulatory domain-containing protein: MADQKQSRRLSFEIPLDASSVDDFSPETPVKVVVEGAGNILHSSLARFDKTGRAVVRVELSGAPDTLNIIVGPADAEDEDLPRLQSISRTISARTLQERQFKLEPISISTYYWHWWRRWCRYFVITGRVVCPDGKPVPGARVCAFDIDHWWWWSSRQQVGCDTTDANGAFTIKFRWCCGWWPWWWWRIRYWQLEPWLVDLLRPIVEQVPDFPIPIPDPRPSPAVFAPLLERDGQAMALVSQPFDTAVLPALREKLRTRLPHIPELEQLRIWPWAPWQPWWDCTPDIIFQVTQQCEGRLKVIVDETIADTRWNIPTNMSVTLVANEAACCIDNPPPPEGNCVVVANVCSSLSNNIGGNMGAIPAPAGYLNPNVAALYGDRPFAGTVSIGGQFGSAAMVDFYEFEWATSPGGPWQPMPPAAVGNFTRTFWGPALPAGPVDFHTVPINFTPISGRLVAPSRTFFEANNAPGSWGLSRFWVSNPNLLLQWLTTNTFTDGTYYLRLVGYQNTGTGANPQLGHPQILPICNTDHPNYLVLTIDNSTSNLEPAADIVAVRINGSLADPCANIIADSGGTLEIDFIAYDVGQHLAFYTLEATYGKNGRVNLLTCPGATLTPISLPPTAPAADQVGPDYGAARSQGATAPHWRGGGLRLTIPDLRCAFPITCCYQIELRVYKRTIVNCNYDYHPRKLSFYSLTVAV, encoded by the coding sequence ATGGCAGACCAAAAGCAATCACGGCGACTGAGTTTCGAGATTCCCCTCGATGCAAGCAGCGTTGATGATTTCTCTCCTGAGACGCCGGTCAAAGTCGTGGTTGAGGGTGCCGGTAACATTTTGCACTCTTCACTGGCTCGTTTTGATAAAACGGGCAGAGCGGTAGTCCGCGTTGAACTGAGTGGTGCTCCTGATACCCTGAACATCATCGTTGGTCCAGCCGATGCTGAGGACGAGGATTTGCCTCGTCTCCAAAGCATTAGTCGCACTATATCAGCACGGACGTTGCAGGAGCGCCAGTTTAAGCTGGAACCGATCTCGATCTCAACTTACTACTGGCATTGGTGGCGACGCTGGTGTCGCTATTTTGTGATCACCGGTCGGGTTGTCTGTCCTGATGGAAAGCCGGTCCCTGGGGCACGGGTGTGTGCCTTCGATATCGACCACTGGTGGTGGTGGTCCAGTCGCCAACAGGTGGGGTGTGATACGACCGATGCCAATGGTGCGTTCACCATCAAGTTTCGCTGGTGTTGTGGCTGGTGGCCATGGTGGTGGTGGCGAATTCGCTACTGGCAGCTTGAACCCTGGCTCGTCGATCTGTTACGCCCGATTGTCGAGCAGGTACCTGATTTTCCCATTCCTATCCCCGATCCGCGGCCCTCACCCGCTGTCTTTGCGCCATTGCTGGAACGCGATGGTCAGGCAATGGCCCTGGTGAGCCAACCATTCGATACAGCCGTGTTGCCAGCACTGCGTGAGAAGCTACGCACACGTCTGCCACATATCCCCGAACTTGAACAATTGCGCATCTGGCCCTGGGCACCCTGGCAACCATGGTGGGATTGTACACCGGATATTATCTTTCAAGTCACCCAGCAATGCGAAGGTCGACTCAAAGTCATCGTTGACGAGACTATCGCCGATACGCGCTGGAATATTCCCACGAATATGAGTGTGACGCTGGTCGCTAACGAGGCAGCGTGTTGCATTGACAATCCACCGCCACCTGAAGGCAACTGCGTTGTGGTAGCGAATGTGTGCAGTAGCCTGAGCAACAATATCGGCGGGAATATGGGCGCTATTCCAGCACCGGCTGGTTATCTAAATCCGAATGTCGCAGCCCTGTACGGTGATCGCCCCTTTGCCGGTACGGTATCAATTGGCGGACAGTTTGGCAGTGCAGCGATGGTTGATTTCTACGAATTTGAATGGGCGACCAGTCCAGGTGGGCCGTGGCAACCCATGCCACCCGCGGCAGTTGGGAATTTTACGCGCACCTTCTGGGGGCCGGCACTGCCTGCGGGGCCGGTTGACTTCCATACGGTCCCGATCAATTTCACCCCGATCAGCGGACGACTGGTTGCTCCTTCACGGACATTCTTCGAGGCAAACAATGCTCCGGGGAGCTGGGGGCTGAGCCGTTTCTGGGTGAGTAATCCCAATCTGCTACTCCAGTGGCTGACTACCAATACCTTTACCGATGGTACGTACTATTTGCGTCTGGTCGGTTATCAAAACACCGGGACAGGAGCGAATCCGCAATTGGGTCATCCCCAAATCCTGCCGATCTGCAATACCGATCACCCGAACTACCTGGTGCTTACCATTGACAACAGTACCAGCAATCTTGAGCCGGCAGCCGATATTGTCGCAGTACGCATCAATGGTAGTCTGGCCGATCCCTGTGCCAATATCATTGCCGACAGCGGCGGCACGCTTGAGATTGATTTTATCGCCTACGATGTCGGTCAGCATCTGGCGTTCTACACCCTCGAAGCAACCTACGGCAAGAACGGTCGTGTCAATCTGCTGACGTGTCCGGGGGCCACACTAACGCCTATTTCTCTACCGCCAACTGCTCCCGCCGCTGATCAGGTTGGTCCCGATTACGGAGCAGCACGTAGTCAGGGGGCAACGGCACCACACTGGCGTGGTGGGGGATTACGCTTAACCATTCCTGACCTGCGCTGCGCCTTCCCGATCACATGCTGCTATCAAATCGAGTTGCGGGTCTACAAGCGCACCATCGTCAATTGCAACTACGATTATCACCCGCGAAAGCTCAGTTTCTACAGCCTGACGGTTGCCGTCTAG
- a CDS encoding FAD-binding oxidoreductase, with amino-acid sequence MRDDLITALLSVVDPAIVLRRPEELMLYEYDGSALDQGMPEVVVVPRTTAEVAACVQVAAQLGVPIVARGAGTGLAGGSVPEQGGLVISLTRLNRILAIDPVARTARVQPGVVNTDLSLAAAPYGLHFAPDPSSQRASTIGGNIATNAGGPHCLKYGVTTNHVLAVALVLGDGRVIEVSRAALDAPGYDLLGVVVGSEGTLGIVTEAVVKLTPNPESIYTFLAIYDDLDAASETVSAIIAHGIIPAALEMLVGQGIAAVEAAVQAGYPSDARAVLLIELDGLREEVIAQAQAIEQICHHYGVRELRAAQDAHQREKLWAGRKGALAACARIAPHYHIQDGVVPRSRLPELLRLTEEVAARHQITIVNIFHAGDGNLHPLLLFDLRHAGALERAVAASEEILQACVAAGGTISGEHGIGIEKRNYLGWIFGPSDLAAFADLRAIFDANGVMNPCKLLPGGSSCADIRFARGALRALDRGAWI; translated from the coding sequence ATGCGTGATGACCTGATAACCGCTCTCCTGAGCGTCGTTGATCCGGCAATTGTGCTGCGCCGGCCAGAAGAGCTGATGCTCTACGAGTACGATGGCTCAGCCCTTGATCAGGGTATGCCGGAGGTGGTCGTTGTGCCGCGCACTACTGCCGAAGTTGCGGCCTGTGTGCAGGTGGCAGCTCAGCTTGGCGTGCCAATCGTTGCCCGTGGTGCGGGCACCGGTCTGGCCGGTGGCTCGGTACCCGAACAGGGTGGGCTGGTCATTTCCCTAACCCGCCTCAATCGGATTCTAGCCATCGACCCGGTGGCGCGTACTGCTCGCGTGCAACCCGGTGTAGTCAACACCGATCTTAGTCTCGCTGCTGCACCTTACGGTCTCCACTTTGCTCCTGATCCCAGTAGCCAGCGCGCCAGTACCATCGGCGGCAATATTGCTACCAACGCTGGTGGTCCGCACTGTCTGAAGTATGGCGTCACCACCAACCATGTCCTGGCGGTAGCGCTAGTCTTGGGTGATGGGCGGGTGATCGAGGTGAGTCGCGCTGCCCTTGATGCGCCAGGCTACGATCTGCTGGGGGTTGTGGTGGGCAGTGAAGGAACCCTCGGGATCGTCACCGAAGCAGTGGTGAAATTAACGCCAAATCCCGAGTCGATCTACACCTTTCTGGCCATCTACGACGATCTCGACGCAGCCAGCGAGACAGTATCCGCGATTATTGCCCATGGCATCATTCCCGCTGCGCTTGAGATGCTGGTTGGGCAGGGCATCGCCGCTGTCGAAGCCGCAGTCCAGGCGGGGTATCCGTCTGATGCGCGGGCGGTATTGTTGATCGAGCTGGATGGGTTGCGCGAAGAGGTTATTGCCCAGGCGCAAGCGATTGAACAGATCTGCCACCATTATGGGGTGCGCGAGTTGCGGGCGGCGCAAGATGCCCATCAGCGCGAGAAGTTGTGGGCCGGTCGTAAAGGCGCTCTGGCGGCCTGCGCACGGATTGCCCCGCACTATCACATTCAGGACGGCGTCGTGCCGCGGTCGCGTCTGCCGGAACTGTTGCGTCTGACCGAAGAGGTGGCGGCCCGCCACCAGATCACGATTGTCAATATTTTTCACGCCGGTGATGGTAATCTCCACCCGCTATTGCTGTTCGATCTCCGTCACGCCGGTGCGCTTGAGCGGGCAGTTGCCGCCAGTGAAGAGATTTTGCAGGCGTGTGTTGCTGCCGGCGGTACGATCAGTGGTGAACATGGTATCGGGATTGAGAAGCGTAATTATCTGGGCTGGATTTTTGGCCCGTCCGATCTGGCCGCCTTCGCCGACCTGCGCGCCATCTTCGATGCGAATGGGGTGATGAACCCCTGTAAACTGCTGCCGGGGGGCAGTAGTTGTGCCGACATCCGGTTTGCTCGCGGTGCTCTGCGTGCGCTTGACCGGGGGGCGTGGATTTAG
- the gpmI gene encoding 2,3-bisphosphoglycerate-independent phosphoglycerate mutase: MTRPRPVVLIIMDGWGIAPPGPGNAADLADTPHVDAWMANCPFTTLGASGLDVGLPEGQIGNSEVGHLNIGAGFVVYQELTRISKAIADGDFFTNPVLLQAIEHVKQRNSALHLMGLFGPGGVHAHEDHLHALLELAHRHHLQRVYLHLFLDGRDVLPRSALGFLDTLEGVIARLGVGTIATVSGRYYAMDRDKRWERTGRAYAALVDGVGEKAPSARAAIEASYARDVSDEFVLPTVIVTASGEPTATVRDGDAVIFTNFRPDRGRQLTRAFVDPDLNERIRQHYERQKAEGQPLPATIWQRERQLRDLCFVTMTQYEEGLPVLVAFPPRYVTNPLAAVISQAGLRQFHIAETEKYPHVTFFLNGGREEPFPGEDRQLIPSPKVATYDLKPEMSAPEVTEALLAAIDSDQYDFIVVNYANPDMVGHTGSIPAVIKACEAVDAGLARVVPAILERGGVALVIADHGNAEQMIDPETGGPHTAHTTNPAPCFLIGGAGYGKDAIELRHGGRLADVAPTLLELLELEPSPDMTGQSLIVRRA, translated from the coding sequence ATGACACGTCCACGTCCGGTGGTCTTGATAATTATGGATGGCTGGGGTATTGCGCCGCCAGGGCCGGGTAATGCGGCTGATTTGGCCGATACGCCCCATGTTGATGCGTGGATGGCGAATTGCCCCTTTACAACATTGGGAGCTTCAGGGCTTGATGTTGGCCTGCCTGAAGGTCAGATTGGGAACTCCGAGGTAGGCCATCTCAATATTGGGGCCGGTTTTGTGGTCTATCAAGAACTGACGCGCATCAGCAAAGCGATTGCCGATGGTGATTTTTTTACCAACCCGGTCTTGCTCCAGGCTATCGAACACGTCAAACAGCGCAACTCGGCCTTACATTTGATGGGGTTGTTTGGGCCTGGAGGCGTCCATGCCCATGAAGATCACCTGCACGCGCTGCTGGAACTGGCCCACCGCCATCATCTCCAGCGCGTCTATCTCCACCTCTTCCTCGACGGGCGCGATGTGTTGCCGCGCAGTGCCCTGGGTTTTCTCGACACCCTCGAAGGGGTGATCGCCCGGCTTGGCGTCGGCACGATTGCTACCGTTTCCGGTCGTTACTATGCGATGGATCGTGATAAGCGCTGGGAACGCACGGGACGGGCGTATGCGGCCCTGGTTGATGGGGTGGGTGAGAAGGCACCTTCAGCGCGGGCAGCGATTGAGGCATCGTATGCCCGTGATGTCAGTGATGAATTTGTCTTACCCACAGTGATTGTCACCGCCAGCGGCGAACCAACCGCTACCGTGCGCGATGGCGATGCCGTGATCTTTACCAACTTCCGCCCCGACCGCGGTCGGCAGTTGACCCGCGCTTTTGTTGATCCAGACCTCAACGAACGTATTCGTCAGCACTATGAACGGCAAAAGGCTGAAGGCCAGCCGTTGCCTGCCACGATCTGGCAGCGTGAGCGTCAGTTGCGCGATCTCTGTTTCGTGACCATGACCCAATACGAAGAGGGCTTGCCGGTACTGGTTGCCTTCCCGCCCCGTTACGTCACCAATCCGCTGGCCGCTGTGATCAGTCAGGCCGGGCTGCGCCAGTTTCATATTGCCGAGACCGAGAAATACCCGCACGTCACCTTCTTCCTCAATGGTGGGCGCGAAGAGCCGTTTCCTGGCGAAGATCGTCAGCTCATTCCATCACCCAAAGTCGCCACTTACGATCTGAAACCGGAAATGAGTGCCCCGGAAGTCACCGAGGCTCTGCTGGCCGCAATTGATAGCGATCAATACGATTTCATCGTGGTCAATTACGCCAACCCTGATATGGTTGGTCACACCGGGAGTATCCCGGCGGTGATCAAAGCCTGTGAAGCCGTTGATGCCGGGTTGGCGCGGGTGGTGCCGGCCATTCTGGAGCGGGGCGGCGTGGCCCTCGTCATCGCCGATCACGGGAACGCCGAGCAGATGATTGACCCGGAAACTGGGGGGCCGCACACGGCACACACCACCAATCCGGCACCTTGTTTCCTGATCGGTGGTGCCGGTTATGGCAAAGATGCTATCGAACTGCGGCACGGTGGACGATTGGCCGACGTGGCACCAACACTGCTCGAACTGTTGGAGTTAGAACCGTCACCCGATATGACCGGGCAGAGCCTGATTGTGCGTCGTGCTTAG